From Glycine soja cultivar W05 chromosome 4, ASM419377v2, whole genome shotgun sequence, the proteins below share one genomic window:
- the LOC114409024 gene encoding potassium channel KAT3 yields the protein MSMSSLVRRRSSDEITNSASVSSSLFPAFGTTIFDIEGYLKSNLRKYVIAPYDRRYQLWQTFLVALVVYSAWASPFELAFRELLVGSLLPVDLLVDAFFAVDIILTFFVAYLDTSTYLLVDDHKKIALRYVKKLHFTMDLASTVPFEQIHQILTGKPTKSEVSGFLIMLRLWRLRRVSELFARLEKDIRINYSATRFCKLICVTLFAMHFAGCTYFWLAVQHKTPKNTWIGNKTEDFNDLSVGLGYTYSMYWSVATLTTVGYGDFYAVNLTEKLFSTIYMLFNIGLTSYIIGNMTNLLVHSSVRNFVMRDAFNKILQYANKYRLPEGLKEQMLAHMQLKFQTAELQQEVLQDLPKTIRSSIARHLFQNIVETTYLFKGVSDDFITQLVSETKAEYYPSKVDIILQNEMPTYFYILVSGSLDVLIYKNGSEQFLFKLESGGMAGEIGVMFNIPQPFTVRSRGLSQVIRINHHHFKQMVQPFSDDGKTIIYNFIKYFKGLKGKVLEEIYVTELLGDFHDEHLTRNEGTDEEVSRYQEAPYTEGRTGNSKALSSPVPVRVKIHGHHPNEHKMGNETTPKLILLPNSVEDLFSVAEKKFGNRGSKILMADGSEVEELSTIRENDELYIL from the exons ATGTCGATGTCATCTCTAGTTAGAAGACGCTCAAGCGACGAAATAACGAACTCGGCGTCGGTTTCCAGTAGCCTCTTTCCAGCATTTGGCACCACCATCTTTGATATTGAAGGTTACTTGAAGTCGAACCTAAGAAAATATGTCATTGCTCCCTATGACCGTAGATATCA ATTGTGGCAAACGTTCCTAGTAGCATTGGTAGTGTACTCTGCATGGGCATCTCCATTCGAGCTAGCTTTCAGAGAACTGCTAGTTGGGTCGCTGTTGCCCGTTGATCTCCTTGTCGATGCCTTCTTTGCCGTTGATATAATCCTTACTTTTTTTGTGGCTTACTTGGATACATCAACCTATCTCCTCGTTGACGACCATAAGAAGATTGCTCTCAG GTACGTCAAAAAGTTACACTTCACCATGGATCTAGCCTCCACTGTTCCATTTGAGCAGATACACCAAATTTTGACGGGCAAACCAACCAAAAGCGAGGTCTCCGGTTTCCTAATTATGCTTAGACTATGGCGATTGAGGCGTGTTAGCGAACTCTTCGCAAG GCTAGAAAAAGACATACGAATCAACTACTCAGCAACAAGATTTTGCAAACTTATTTGC GTTACGCTATTTGCAATGCACTTCGCAGGCTGCACGTATTTTTGGTTGGCTGTCCAGCACAAAACACCCAAAAACACATGGATCGGAAACAAAACAGAGGATTTTAATGATTTGAGCGTCGGGTTGGGTTACACTTATTCCATGTACTGGTCTGTTGCAACCCTTACCACTGTTGGCTATGGAGATTTCTATGCAGTGAATTTAACGGAGAAGCTTTTCAGTACTATATACATGCTGTTTAACATCGGCCTCACTTCATATATAATCGGAAACATGACAAATCTGTTGGTTCATAGCTCTGTCCGAAACTTTGTCATG AGGGATGCTTTCAACAAAATATTACAATATGCAAACAAATATAGACTCCCGGAAGGCTTAAAGGAGCAAATGTTGGCACACatgcaattgaaatttcagactGCAGAGTTACAGCAAGAAGTGTTGCAAGACCTACCTAAAACAATAAGATCCAGCATTGCTCGGCATCTTTTCCAAAACATAGTTGaaacaacatatttatttaaaggaGTCTCTGATGATTTTATCACCCAGCTG GTGTCAGAAACGAAAGCAGAATACTACCCATCTAAGGTTGACATTATCTTGCAAAATGAGATGCCAACATATTTCTACATTTTGGTATCTGGGTCACTG GATGTGTTGATATACAAGAATGGGTCCGAACAG tttttgttcAAACTTGAATCTGGAGGCATGGCAGGAGAAATAGGCGTGATGTTTAATATTCCACAACCTTTTACAGTGAGAAGTAGAGGACTCTCCCAGGTCATACGAATCAATCATCACCATTTCAAGCAGATGGTGCAACCATTTAGTGATGATGGGAAGACAATCATCTACAACTTTATTAAG TATTTTAAGGGCCTCAAAGGCAAGGTGCTAGAAGAAATATATGTAACAGAATTGCTGGGTGACTTTCATGACgag CATTTAACGCGAAATGAGGGTACAGACGAAGAAGTTTCAAGATATCAAGAAGCTCCATATACAGAAG GAAGAACAGGAAATTCCAAAGCACTGTCAAGCCCAGTCCCCGTAAGAGTTAAAATCCACGGACACCATCCCAATGAACACAAAATGGGAAACGAAACAACACCAAAGCTCATACTTCTCCCAAATTCGGTAGAAGATCTTTTCAGCGTTGCAG AGAAAAAATTTGGAAacagaggaagcaaaattcttaTGGCTGACGGCTCAGAAGTAGAAGAACTAAGCACGATAAGGGAGAATGACGAGTTATATATCCTCTAA